In a single window of the Acyrthosiphon pisum isolate AL4f chromosome X, pea_aphid_22Mar2018_4r6ur, whole genome shotgun sequence genome:
- the LOC100161820 gene encoding zinc finger and BTB domain-containing protein 14: MRPITEDNMNSLAPQQYCLRWKYHHSNLQAMFSQLLERESYCDVTLACEGKTLRAHKVMLSACSTYFDTILSQHDENKAIVILKDVKFSDIQALVSFMYKGEINVENTELSSLLKTAEELKIKGLAEVSWRSDQEQQNQSFNVTPDESNNSKKRKLDSTLATTANIKKEFTDKPQENDDMDGADVEDESEPDQSIWEPEMQHVVDTDNVELPKPTTGTVNVTTFSSEEERASSVTNASQGFSEQPAHVPDLSQFSDVMKMNDYLESGGRRPQFWEEPFTKRLMEAIKNKELEMKVAAELMGVSYGTLYGRYRDAYGCLKHPYRVRDFWLEQGPADVLAKLQRKELTLFRAAEILNVTVTTLANYLSTMRQGDNSLTVSTATVSATDKSTFRVEVMSESDREEGSDEDDEDNDEIENIITSSTTQSQQNKPDITFVTAPGSISKVNNLNGSIWI, from the exons atgcGGCCCATAACTGAGGACAATATGAACTCGTTAGCACCACAGCAATATTGTTTACGGTGGAAGTATCATCACTCAAATTTACAAGCAATGTTTTCTCAACTTTTAGAACGGGAGAGTTATTGTGACGTTACATTGGCTTGTGAGGGGAAAACCCTTAGAGCCCATAAG gtTATGCTTTCTGCTTGTAGTACTTACTTTGATACTATATTGTCACAGCATGATGAGAATAAAGCAATAGTTATTCTCAAAGATGTTAAGTTCTCTGATATTCAAGCCCTAGTCAGTTTTATGTACAAAGGAGAAATTAATGttgaaaat accGAGCTTTCTTCTTTGTTAAAAACTGCAGAAGAACTTAAGATAAAAGGCTTGGCTGAAGTATCGTGGAGATCAGATCAAGAACAGCAAAATCAAAGTTTTAATGTAACTCCTGATGAGTCAAATAATAGCAAGAAGAGAAAATTAGATTCAACGCTTGCTACTactgctaatataaaaaaagaatttacaGATAAACCACAa gAAAATGATGATATGGATGGAGCAGATGTTGAAGACGAGTCTGAACCTGACCAGTCCATTTGGGAACCAGAAATGCAACATGTTGTTGATACTGACAACGTAGAGCTTCCTAAACCAACA ACTGGTACAGTAAATGTAACAACTTTTTCATCTGAAGAAGAAAGAGCAAGTAGTGTCACCAATGCTAGCCAAGGATTCAGTGAACAACCAGCACATGTTCCag ATTTAAGCCAATTTTCTGATGTAATGAAAATGAATGACTATCTAGAATCAGGTGGACGCCGTCCACAATTTTGGGAAGAACCTTTTACTAAAAGACTTATGgaagcaataaaaaataaagaactaGAAATGAAAGTTGCCGCAGAGTTAATGGGAGTATCTTATGGAACCCTTTACGGTAGATATCGAGATGCTTATGGTTGCTTAAAACATCCCTACAG AGTTCGAGATTTTTGGTTGGAACAAGGTCCAGCCGATGTATTGGCTAAATTGCAAAGAAAAGAATTAACTCTATTCCGAGCAGCAGAAATACTAAATGTCACTGTAACCACATTGGCTAACTACTTGTCAACAATGAGACAAGGAGATAATTCACTTACTGTATCTACTGCTACTGTAAGTGCTACTGACAAATCAACATTTAGAGTAGAAGTTATGTCTGAAAGTGATAGAGAAGAAGGTTCTGATGAAGATGATGAGGACAatgatgaaattgaaaatattataacaagtagTACCACTCAATCTCAACAAAATAAACCAGACATCACTTTTGTCACAGCACCAGGTTCAATATCTAAAGTGAACAATCTAAACG